TTTTCGCAACACTCTTCGGCTCAGGGCATAGTACTCAAGCCGGAGTGGTTCCGTCTCCACTAATGGGACGTCAAGGCAATGCTGGCGGATGTAAAGGTTCAGGGCATACTCGAACTTTCCCAGTGCCGAGAGCATAGTCTCCATGGTCTGGCGGGAGCGTTTCTTTTCGTAATAGTAGGTCAGCATGTGCTCCAGATACTCCGCCATGTCGTCGTGTACCGACAGGGTGTCCAGCAGGCTGGTCCGGCCTTTGCCGATCATGAAGTCGACAAAGCGATGGGCATGGCTTCTGTAAGAATCCCAGGAGCCGAAGGATCGTAATCCGAATGGATTGCTCTTTTTCATTTCCCGGATCGAACGAATCCCATGAAATATTGCTTCCATCTGCGAATGTGGTGATGTTGGCCATCGATGATTCATGTTTTAGTTCCTCTGGCCGTTGCCGGCCTGCGTGGTAAGATGACATGCTCTTTTTCCGGCATCGCCATGCCGACGGTAGCAGCTCCGTCTTCCTGCTTTTCGTAGTGTCCCTTATATGTGGACCTGGCAAGGATTCCTGCCAATAGTCTGCTGTCTGTCGTGAACCGGGACTCTACCGGTGGATCACGTTAAACAGGTCCTCGATTGTGCCTGCCAGAAAATGCCTTTCCAGGGCGCCGGACTTCGGGGGTATTCCCGGTCCTTCCTCAGATTCCGGATCAACAGATACATATCGTTGAGCGGAAACGCCTTTCCATGGGCGCCGAACCGGGAGTATTCCGGTCGTCTTCGGATTTCTGACTGCGTACGGTCATGCGAGGGGGAGGTGCGTGTACCTCGACATGAAAGGGCTCTGCTTAGGTTGGCCAATCCCGTGGGTGGTGTCCGGCCGGGCCAAGTGGCTCGACGGCTCTGGGTACACCGGGCAATGATGCTGCGAAAAATCTCTCCTATCTGAAAAGTTGTAACTGTTTTGTTTGTTTCCTAATACCCGGCAACATATTGATTACTTGTCGCTTTCACGGCGATGGCTCAATAGTGGCTCCGGTATTTGTGATCATTTGTTTGCGACAGCCCCAAGCCTTTGACTTGGCAAGTGCAACCACTCCTATCTCCGGAATGAACTTACCAATTGGCGATGAATTCTTTTCATCTTCGATGAATTTATTTTGGTCCGCTTCGGACAGGGAGTGCCAGTAGTCATCACGTTCTTTTGACTCCTGTGCTTCCGCCTTCTTCAGTTCCTCATGCTTATCGTCTTCGGCACGTTTCCGTTCTGCGGCCGCCTCTGCATTGGCAGCGCGAACATGCGGGGGCTCGTACCATTCCGGTACGACGAGATTCACACAGAATGTTTGGAGATAGCCGCCGGGGTTCTTGATTTCTTTGCGCTCACGTCGCCATTTTTCTGCGGCAATATCAGCAGCCTGCATAACCCTTTCGTTACCGTGGCGCTTGATCAGAATCCTCACCTCTTTTTCAGAGATTTTTGACAATGGCGTGCCGGATAACAACAACCTGATTTCTTCTGTTGTTGTCGTTTCACTATTTGATTCTCTTGTATGATTCTCTTTGGGTGACATATCTGACACCAGGTGGTGTCGTTTATGACACTGGGGGGTAGTGACATTTGTGACACCACCCCTGGTGTCATTTTTGTCACCAGGGTCCGTAAGACCATCATCTGAAAAAGTCTGGTGCCAGAGAAAAGCATAGATATTGGAAGTAAAACCACCATCACCCTTCTTTCGCCCGACCGGTTTGATCAAGCCATAATCGACAAGTTCCTTCACGGCCCTTATGGCCTGACGGCGTTCCACGCCGACGTCACCGGCAAGAGTTTTATAGCTCGGATACGCCTGCCCGTTTTGGCCGGCATACTGACAAAGCTTCCCGAAAACCAGTTTTGCTGTCGAAGACAATTCGGTGCTCCTTGAGATGGCATTCGGAATAATGCAACCGATAAACAGGCGCCAAGGATTGTAGAATTCGCCTGCAGAGTGCATTTATCGTGAGGTCAAAATTATCAGCACAATGGCCAATGCAACCCGGTACATCTCCAGCCAGCGGTCAAGGTCATCTTTCAAATAGATGATCTTCCGACCAAGCTTGATGAACGGTGGAGGAGGCATGCGGTTTTCTCGACGGCCTTCACAACGACCTTGACGTAATGAAATTGCCGCAACACCAATATATTCAGCAGCAGCATTTTCAGACATTCCTCGTGGTGTGATTGATGGCTCTGACAATTTCTTTCCCATAATTTGCACTCCCTTCAGTTCTTCGTAGAATTTTGAATCATATAATGTTATGTTTTGTCATACCATGGTACACATTTAACGCAATATGCGTTAAATGTCAATACTGATATCGCATTTTGAGGCCAAGATGTTTGTAGCGAGATCCGCAAGCGAAGTACTCGATGAAATTCGGCGAATGAAGGGGCTTGGCTCCGATGCTGCTCTGGGAGATGTATTCGGGGTCAGGCAGTCGACGGTGTCTTCTTGGCGGGCTCGTAACTCGCTACCCTATGAAGAAATTATCGCGTTCTGTGTCAGAGAGGGGATTTCTACCGATAATCTGTTGCTTCATCAAGGACCGGTCAGAATTATTAAAGAGAAGATCGGAGACTCCGGCAGGCCGGTTACCGTAACGATTGAGATCGATGATTTGTTCACCACACGGTTGATGCGAGAACTTGGGGAGAGGACAGTAGAGTGGCTTGCCGGGGAAAGCGGCTTAGAAACGGCCAGGGTTGAAGATATAATGGCCGGTCAGGATCTGCCTACCGTTGACGAGCTTGAATCCATTGCCGATACGCTGGATGTTAGTATGAGTTGGCTGGCCCAGAGAAGCACGATTTCAAGTGAAAATTGGATGTTTGAGTTCTTCAAGAAGGGTGGTAAGGCAGTCTTTCCAGCGGAAATTTTCAAAGCATATTTGCTGGCGGCAGAAAATTACATCGAAAAAATGCAGGGCCTCGTAAAGTTATCCCCAGAACTCAAGGCTGATGTCATTACTACGGCATGTCGGGTACATATGAAAGAAACACCGAACAGTACAGATGTAAATGTGGAGTTGATCAGATATCTTCTGATGTTGCCAAGGTAAAACCGTTACTTCTTCTTGACTAGCAGTCCAACTGCAGCAGCTTTATGTTCTGGTGCAAGATGGGCATACCGTAGGGTCATTTTCAGATCAGAATGCCCCAGCAGCTCACGAACCGTATTCAGATCAACTCCAGCCATCACCAACCAGCTTGCGAAATGGTGCCGCATATCGTGCCAGCGAAAGTTTTTTATCTGAGCAGCATCCAATACGGCCTTCCATGACTTGTTCACGTTGTCCAAAGTCTTTTTGCCATCCCTGCCCGGAAATACCACGTCACCACTCGATTGCTTTTTCCAGTCCTTCAGGGCATTCAAAGCGATACTGTTCAAGGGGACATGGCGGGTCTTTCCGCTTTTGGCTTTGTCGCCAATAACCGTAACCAGTGCCTTTTTCATATCTACCGAGTCCCAGGCCAAGCTGGCAAGTTCTCCCCAACGTATGCCGGTATTGAGAGAGACGAGGATCATGGGCTTCAAGTGATCCGCAAATGAGACAGAGTTCAGATCGGTATATAACGGGTAACCTCTCTCCTTGCGCCACAAGTTAGCGGTTGCCCGTTCTGCCCGTGCCACTTCCTCCCGATCATCAAGAGCTTTCAAAAGTCGCTTTTCTTCATCGGCAGACAAGAAGCGCACTTTTGCCACGCTGTCGACTTTTAACGGTTTCACTTTTGCGAGGGGATGATGTTCAAGATGTTCCCATTCGACCGCCTTTGAGAGGAATGCCTTTATCGCTGTGAGATCACGGTTACATGTTGCGGGTCGTTTGCTGTCCTTCAATCGCCCGGTACGCCACTTATCGACGATCAGAGGAGTAATTTCCGTAAGTGGCAGTTCAAGGAAATCAGAAAAACGGGATTTGAGCCTTTTGACAGTGGCTTTGCCATCTTTTCGTTGAGCTTCCGCCCAAGGAGAATATTCATCTTCGAGGAAGGACTTGAAAGTGTGACTCACCTTGGGATGCTGCTTTTCAACTTTCGGGTTTATACCGTCTTTGATATTGCGAAGAATTTTTTCAGCTTTATCTCGCGCCTGGGCTGGTGTATATAAAGTGTGTCTGCCGATAATGATCCGTGATTGTTTACCACCTGGCAGTCTATAGCGAACAAGATACGTTTTTGCTCCAGGAATTATTTCACCTTTTTTGGAGACCGTGTCAGGATAAATCTTAAGCGTGAATCCTTTGAGCTTTGTATCGTTGATTTCAAAAGTCTTTTCTTTAGAATTGACCTTATTGCTTCGCAACAGCTCAACACCAATGTTTTCTTTCATATTACCCCCTGCAACTTCATGGAGCACTCATGGAGCACATTTTGAATATATCACGGGGTAATACGGCAAACAATGATAAACAAGCAACCAGACTCAATATGCTGTTTATAATAGGTTTTATTGATTATTATTGTATATGGCCGTTCACTGGAGAAAATATAATTTCGGCTTTCACACGGCAGGGGTCACTGGTTCAATCCCAGTAGCGCGCACCAATTTTAATAATATCGGCATGTTGAACCAATGAATGTTTGCTGCATTACATTTTGCGAACATTTTTGGAGTGAGACATGCCGAAGTCGTTTCTGGCCCTGAGAAACGGTCGCTATCACTACGTGCGCCGTGTCCCGTCTGACCTTGTATCACTTTTCCCCTCACCAGTAATATCACGCAGTCTTCACACCACTGACCGTAAGTATGCTACTATTATCGCGTCGGCATGGGAATATAAGACCCATCAACTCTTTCTCCAGCTGAGGTCAGGTATGCTTGATGCACAACTTATGGACTATTTGATTGCCAGGTATCTCAACTCTGGCCTGCAAGCACTTGAGAGCATGGCTTATGGCAGGAAACCGCGCCGTGAAGAGTTTTCGACACCAGTGGCAATACGTGAACAATTTTCACCGTATGTTGCTGACCGGTCTGGTTTAGTGGCAGAAGAGATTCAGCAGATGCGTCAAGCTGTAATCAATAAAAATATTGAAGCAGCATACCCATATTTAGAAAGCTATTTAAAACCTGTTCTAAAAAGCGAATACAAGGTTAGTAGATTGTCTACTCATGAACACCTTGAACTGTCAGTGCGGCTCTTACAGACGCTTAGAACATTAGCATTGGCAGAAGAAGAGATTTTGAACGGCAACCTTGATCCGTTAACGGAATTAAGCTCAAAAGTTAAGGCGGGGTTGGAAAAACCTTATTTGGCGCTTGATAAAGTCATTGAACGTTATTCAGAGAAGTATAAAACAGATAATCATCCTATGGAGAAACGTGCTGAACAACACCTTGATACGGAATTGGATGTCATCCAAGAGATTTTTGGTAATGTTAGCCTTGATTTTGTCAACTCGCGTGAGGGCATTGTTAATTGTAAAAAAATCCTTAAAAAATACCCGTTGAATCGAGTGCAGCGTTTTGGTAAAAGGCCGAACCAAGAGGCCAAACCTAGTGAAAGGGTCCGTTCATTACAAGATATTATCAAGAATGAAGAGAGCTGTGAGGTGATCAAGCCTCAGACGGCAAATGCCTATATCAAGCGCCTCAAGGCAATAATAGATTATGCGAACGACTATGAAGAATTTGATCAGAGGAACAGGTGGGAAAATGAGTTGTTTCCTGTTAGAGCGGAAGACGAAAAGAAACGTAATCCTTATGATCAAGAAGATATAGATAGGTTGATAACCGCC
Above is a window of Trichlorobacter lovleyi SZ DNA encoding:
- a CDS encoding helix-turn-helix domain-containing protein, which gives rise to MSSTAKLVFGKLCQYAGQNGQAYPSYKTLAGDVGVERRQAIRAVKELVDYGLIKPVGRKKGDGGFTSNIYAFLWHQTFSDDGLTDPGDKNDTRGGVTNVTTPQCHKRHHLVSDMSPKENHTRESNSETTTTEEIRLLLSGTPLSKISEKEVRILIKRHGNERVMQAADIAAEKWRRERKEIKNPGGYLQTFCVNLVVPEWYEPPHVRAANAEAAAERKRAEDDKHEELKKAEAQESKERDDYWHSLSEADQNKFIEDEKNSSPIGKFIPEIGVVALAKSKAWGCRKQMITNTGATIEPSP
- a CDS encoding helix-turn-helix domain-containing protein — its product is MFVARSASEVLDEIRRMKGLGSDAALGDVFGVRQSTVSSWRARNSLPYEEIIAFCVREGISTDNLLLHQGPVRIIKEKIGDSGRPVTVTIEIDDLFTTRLMRELGERTVEWLAGESGLETARVEDIMAGQDLPTVDELESIADTLDVSMSWLAQRSTISSENWMFEFFKKGGKAVFPAEIFKAYLLAAENYIEKMQGLVKLSPELKADVITTACRVHMKETPNSTDVNVELIRYLLMLPR
- a CDS encoding site-specific integrase, yielding MKENIGVELLRSNKVNSKEKTFEINDTKLKGFTLKIYPDTVSKKGEIIPGAKTYLVRYRLPGGKQSRIIIGRHTLYTPAQARDKAEKILRNIKDGINPKVEKQHPKVSHTFKSFLEDEYSPWAEAQRKDGKATVKRLKSRFSDFLELPLTEITPLIVDKWRTGRLKDSKRPATCNRDLTAIKAFLSKAVEWEHLEHHPLAKVKPLKVDSVAKVRFLSADEEKRLLKALDDREEVARAERATANLWRKERGYPLYTDLNSVSFADHLKPMILVSLNTGIRWGELASLAWDSVDMKKALVTVIGDKAKSGKTRHVPLNSIALNALKDWKKQSSGDVVFPGRDGKKTLDNVNKSWKAVLDAAQIKNFRWHDMRHHFASWLVMAGVDLNTVRELLGHSDLKMTLRYAHLAPEHKAAAVGLLVKKK
- a CDS encoding DUF6538 domain-containing protein, which gives rise to MPKSFLALRNGRYHYVRRVPSDLVSLFPSPVISRSLHTTDRKYATIIASAWEYKTHQLFLQLRSGMLDAQLMDYLIARYLNSGLQALESMAYGRKPRREEFSTPVAIREQFSPYVADRSGLVAEEIQQMRQAVINKNIEAAYPYLESYLKPVLKSEYKVSRLSTHEHLELSVRLLQTLRTLALAEEEILNGNLDPLTELSSKVKAGLEKPYLALDKVIERYSEKYKTDNHPMEKRAEQHLDTELDVIQEIFGNVSLDFVNSREGIVNCKKILKKYPLNRVQRFGKRPNQEAKPSERVRSLQDIIKNEESCEVIKPQTANAYIKRLKAIIDYANDYEEFDQRNRWENELFPVRAEDEKKRNPYDQEDIDRLITAICSQNLWVYGDPKPERFWIILIALLQGFRLGNITRLGKKDVFRRNGVWVFRLVKGKTKNTVDMVYPINDCLILLGFIEWVDSLQRDNLFQDTSKQASVWYNRMDRNEDGSVKAAGFEYSHVTKDESKCLYSLRHNYGGEVYSVTTDIKATAAAMGHAPIAGAITNRYIGELKLKTRQELASKLKFDIDLDALEKRVEELFGIKPS